A single Callithrix jacchus isolate 240 chromosome 4, calJac240_pri, whole genome shotgun sequence DNA region contains:
- the ID4 gene encoding DNA-binding protein inhibitor ID-4 isoform X1 encodes MKAVSPVRPSGRKAPSGCGGGELALRCLAEHGHSLGGSAAAAAAAAAARCKAAEAAADEPALCLQCDMNDCYSRLRRLVPTIPPNKKVSKVEILQHVIDYILDLQLALETHPALLRQPPPPAPPHHPAGTCPAAPPRTPLTALNTDPAGAVNKQGDSILCR; translated from the exons ATGAAGGCGGTGAGCCCGGTGCGCCCCTCGGGCCGCAAGGCGCCGTCGGGCTGCGGTGGCGGGGAGCTGGCGCTGCGCTGCCTGGCCGAGCACGGCCACAGCCTGGGTGGGTCGgcggccgcggcggcggcggcggcggcagcgcgCTGCAAGGCGGCCGAGGCGGCGGCCGACGAGCCGGCGCTGTGCCTGCAGTGCGATATGAACGACTGCTACAGCCGCCTGCGGAGGCTGGTGCCCACCATCCCGCCCAACAAGAAAGTCAGCAAAGTGGAGATCCTGCAGCACGTTATCGACTACATCCTGGACCTGCAGCTGGCGCTGGAGACGCACCCGGCTCTGCTGAggcagccgccgccgcccgcgccgCCGCACCACCCGGCCGGGACCTGTCCAGCCGCGCCGCCGCGGACCCCGCTCACGGCGCTCAACACCGACCCG GCCGGCGCGGTGAACAAGCAGGGCGACAGCATTCTGTGCCGCTGA
- the ID4 gene encoding DNA-binding protein inhibitor ID-4 isoform X2, with the protein MKAVSPVRPSGRKAPSGCGGGELALRCLAEHGHSLGGSAAAAAAAAAARCKAAEAAADEPALCLQCDMNDCYSRLRRLVPTIPPNKKVSKVEILQHVIDYILDLQLALETHPALLRQPPPPAPPHHPAGTCPAAPPRTPLTALNTDPVCGRLSPSQEH; encoded by the exons ATGAAGGCGGTGAGCCCGGTGCGCCCCTCGGGCCGCAAGGCGCCGTCGGGCTGCGGTGGCGGGGAGCTGGCGCTGCGCTGCCTGGCCGAGCACGGCCACAGCCTGGGTGGGTCGgcggccgcggcggcggcggcggcggcagcgcgCTGCAAGGCGGCCGAGGCGGCGGCCGACGAGCCGGCGCTGTGCCTGCAGTGCGATATGAACGACTGCTACAGCCGCCTGCGGAGGCTGGTGCCCACCATCCCGCCCAACAAGAAAGTCAGCAAAGTGGAGATCCTGCAGCACGTTATCGACTACATCCTGGACCTGCAGCTGGCGCTGGAGACGCACCCGGCTCTGCTGAggcagccgccgccgcccgcgccgCCGCACCACCCGGCCGGGACCTGTCCAGCCGCGCCGCCGCGGACCCCGCTCACGGCGCTCAACACCGACCCG GTGTGCGGCCGCCTGAGCCCGAGCCAGGAGCactag